In Patagioenas fasciata isolate bPatFas1 chromosome 11, bPatFas1.hap1, whole genome shotgun sequence, the following proteins share a genomic window:
- the LOC136106423 gene encoding olfactory receptor 14J1-like: MNPNTRELQLLHFWLFLGIYLAALLGNGLIITTIVWDQHLHTPMYFFLLNLALLDLGCISTTLPKSMTNSLWDTMAISYMGCAAQLFCFVFFISAELYLLTIMSYDRYVAICKPLHYGTLLGSRACVHMAAAAWATGFLSALLHTANTFSLPLCKGNALGQFFCEIPQILKLSCSNTYIKELGLIVVSLLVAFGCFVFIVLSYVQIFRAVLRIPSEQGRHKAFSTCLPHLAVVSLFVSTGMFAYLKPPSISSPSLDLVVSVLYSVVPPAVNPLIYSMRNRELKESIRKLMTVRFSKVVMN, translated from the coding sequence acacacgggagctgcagctcttgcacttctggctcttcctgggcatctacctggctgccctgctgggcaacggcctcatcatcaccaccatagtctgggaccagcacctccacacccccatgtacttcttcctgctcaacctcgccctccttgacctgggctgcatctccaccactctccccaagtccatgaccaattccctctgggacaccatggccatttcttatatgggatgtgctgcccaactgttttgctttgtctttttcatttcagcagagttgtatcttctcaccatcatgtcctacgaccgctacgttgccatctgcaaacccctgcactacgggaccctcctgggcagcagagcttgtgtccacatggcagcagctgcctgggccactgggtttctcagtgctctgctgcacacggccaatacattttcactgccactgtgcaagggcaatgccctgggccagttcttctgtgaaatcccccagatcctcaagctctcatgctccaacacctacatcaaagaacttgggcttattgtggttagtcttttagtagcatttgggtgttttgtgttcattgtgttgtcctatgtgcagatcttcagggccgtgctgaggatcccctctgagcagggacggcacaaagccttttccacctgcctccctcacctggccgtggtctccctgtttgtcagcactggcatgtttgcctacctgaagcccccctccatctcctccccatccctggatctggtggtgtctgttctgtactcagtggtgcctccggcagtgaaccccctcatctacagcatgcggaacagggaactcaaggagtctataaggaaactgatgactgttcgATTCTCTAAAGTAGTAATGAACTGA